Proteins from a genomic interval of Mycolicibacterium grossiae:
- a CDS encoding 3'(2'),5'-bisphosphate nucleotidase CysQ, whose amino-acid sequence MSDHEVATRLATEAGELLLRVREEFADAEATERKAAGDKRSHDFLMAALAAERPGDAVLSEEGADDKVRLTSQRVWIVDPLDGTREFSELGREDWAVHVALWEDGELVAGAVALPAQGVTLATPDVVTPAAEPGPPRIVVSRTRPPAVALAVRDALGGTLVEMGSAGAKVAAVVQGIADVYVHAGGQYEWDSAAPVAVARAAGLHTSRIDGTPLRYNQSDVLLPDLVVCRPELAEAVLTVTAVEAEVDPAG is encoded by the coding sequence GTGAGCGACCACGAGGTGGCCACGCGGCTGGCCACCGAGGCCGGCGAGCTGCTGCTGCGGGTGCGCGAGGAGTTCGCCGACGCCGAGGCGACGGAGCGGAAGGCCGCGGGTGACAAGCGGTCTCACGACTTCCTGATGGCGGCGCTGGCGGCCGAGCGGCCCGGTGACGCGGTGCTGAGCGAGGAAGGTGCCGACGACAAGGTGCGACTCACCTCGCAGCGGGTGTGGATCGTCGATCCGCTCGACGGCACGCGGGAGTTCTCCGAACTCGGTCGCGAGGACTGGGCCGTGCACGTGGCGCTGTGGGAGGACGGCGAGTTGGTCGCCGGCGCGGTCGCGTTGCCGGCCCAGGGCGTTACCCTCGCCACGCCGGACGTCGTGACGCCGGCGGCCGAACCCGGCCCGCCGCGCATCGTGGTGTCGCGGACTCGGCCGCCCGCCGTGGCGCTCGCAGTGCGCGACGCCCTGGGCGGCACGCTCGTCGAGATGGGCTCGGCCGGGGCCAAGGTCGCCGCGGTCGTGCAGGGCATCGCCGACGTGTACGTGCATGCCGGCGGGCAATACGAATGGGACTCGGCCGCCCCGGTGGCGGTCGCCCGCGCGGCCGGCCTGCACACGTCGCGCATCGACGGAACACCGCTGCGCTACAACCAGTCCGACGTACTGCTACCCGATCTGGTGGTGTGCCGGCCGGAACTCGCGGAGGCGGTGCTGACCGTCACGGCGGTCGAGGCCGAGGTGGATCCCGCGGGTTAG
- the cysN gene encoding sulfate adenylyltransferase subunit CysN, which yields MATLLRIATAGSVDDGKSTLIGRLLYDSKAVMEDQLAAVERTSRERGNDYTDLALVTDGLRAEREQGITIDVAYRYFATSKRKFIIADTPGHIQYTRNMVTGTSTAQLAIVLVDARHGLLEQSRRHAFLASLLGIRHIVLAVNKMDLVGWDREVFEKIRDDFHEFAARLDVQDVTTIPLSALNGDNVVTKSDATPWYDGPALLSHLEDVYIAGDRNLVDVRFPVQYVIRPQTREHADHRSYAGTVASGVMRPGDEIVVLPTGKSSRITEIHGPTGPVDEAFPPMAVSVSLADDIDISRGDMIVRENNQAHASQEFDATVCWMADGSALEPGREYVVKHTTRTTRARVTALDYRLDVNTLHRDKSATALKLNELGRVTLRTQVPLLLDEYSRNSATGSFILIDPDTNGTVAAGMVRDTTPVANRASTPNTVRHQSLVCADDRLSKGRTVWFTGLSGSGKSSVAMLVEQKLLENGCPAYVLDGDNLRHGLNADLGFSMADRAENLRRLAHIATLMADSGLTVLVPAISPLEEHRDLARKVHADQGFDFFEVFMDTPLEDCEKRDPKGLYAKARAGEITHFTGIDSPYQRPKHPDLRLVPGPTPDELADSVVAMLKGDG from the coding sequence ATGGCGACGCTGCTGAGGATCGCCACCGCGGGGTCGGTGGACGACGGCAAGTCCACGTTGATCGGCCGGCTGCTCTACGACAGCAAGGCCGTGATGGAGGATCAGCTCGCCGCGGTCGAGCGCACGTCGCGCGAGCGCGGCAATGACTACACCGACCTCGCCCTGGTCACTGACGGTCTGCGTGCCGAGCGCGAACAGGGCATCACGATCGACGTTGCGTACCGCTACTTCGCCACGTCGAAGCGGAAGTTCATCATCGCCGACACGCCGGGGCACATCCAGTACACCCGCAACATGGTGACCGGCACGTCGACCGCGCAGCTGGCGATCGTGCTCGTCGATGCGCGGCACGGACTGCTCGAGCAGTCCCGCCGGCACGCGTTCCTGGCGTCGCTGCTCGGGATCCGGCACATCGTGCTGGCGGTCAACAAGATGGACCTCGTCGGCTGGGACCGCGAGGTGTTCGAGAAGATCCGCGACGACTTCCACGAGTTCGCCGCCCGGCTCGACGTGCAGGACGTCACGACGATCCCGCTGTCGGCGCTCAACGGCGACAACGTGGTCACGAAGTCCGACGCCACGCCGTGGTACGACGGGCCCGCGCTGCTGAGCCACCTCGAGGACGTCTACATCGCCGGCGACCGCAACCTCGTCGACGTGCGCTTCCCCGTGCAGTACGTGATCCGGCCGCAGACCCGTGAGCACGCCGACCACCGCAGTTACGCCGGCACGGTGGCCAGCGGCGTCATGCGTCCCGGCGACGAGATCGTGGTGCTGCCGACCGGCAAGAGCAGTCGCATCACCGAGATTCACGGCCCCACCGGCCCGGTCGACGAGGCGTTCCCGCCGATGGCCGTGTCGGTCAGCCTCGCCGACGACATCGACATCTCCCGTGGCGACATGATCGTGCGAGAGAACAACCAGGCGCACGCCAGCCAGGAATTCGACGCCACGGTGTGCTGGATGGCCGACGGATCGGCGCTCGAACCGGGCCGGGAGTACGTCGTCAAGCACACCACTCGCACCACGCGGGCGCGGGTGACGGCGCTGGACTACCGCCTCGACGTCAATACGCTGCACCGGGACAAGAGCGCGACGGCCCTGAAACTCAACGAACTCGGCCGCGTCACGCTGCGCACGCAGGTGCCGCTGCTGCTCGACGAGTATTCGCGCAACTCCGCCACCGGATCGTTCATCCTCATCGACCCGGACACCAACGGCACGGTCGCAGCGGGCATGGTGCGCGACACCACGCCGGTGGCCAACCGCGCGTCGACCCCGAACACCGTGCGCCACCAGTCGCTGGTGTGCGCCGACGATCGGCTGTCCAAGGGACGCACCGTCTGGTTCACCGGCCTGTCCGGCTCGGGCAAGTCGTCGGTGGCGATGCTGGTGGAGCAGAAGCTGCTCGAGAACGGTTGTCCGGCCTACGTTCTGGACGGTGACAACCTGCGGCACGGCCTGAATGCGGATCTCGGCTTCTCCATGGCCGACCGCGCGGAGAACCTGCGTCGCCTCGCCCACATCGCCACGCTGATGGCCGATTCGGGGTTGACGGTGCTGGTCCCGGCGATCAGCCCGCTCGAGGAACACCGCGATCTCGCGCGCAAGGTGCACGCGGATCAGGGGTTCGACTTCTTCGAGGTGTTCATGGACACCCCGCTGGAGGACTGCGAGAAGCGGGACCCGAAGGGCCTGTACGCGAAGGCGCGTGCCGGGGAGATCACCCACTTCACCGGCATCGACAGCCCGTACCAGCGGCCCAAGCACCCCGACCTGCGGCTGGTGCCCGGTCCGACGCCCGACGAGCTGGCCGATAGTGTGGTCGCCATGCTGAAGGGCGACGGGTGA
- the cysD gene encoding sulfate adenylyltransferase subunit CysD: MTAPQLDEPAGKYELSHLRSLEAEAIHIIREVAAEFEKPVLLFSGGKDSIVMLHLAIKAFQPGRLPFPVMHVDTGHNFEEVLQARDELVAESGVRLVVAKVQDDIDAGRVVETIPSRNPMQTFTLLRAIRENKFDAAFGGARRDEEKARAKERVFSFRDEFGQWDPKSQRPELWNLYNGRHRKGEHIRVFPLSNWTEFDIWSYIGAEKIKLPSIYYAHQRKVFERDGMLLAVHEYLRPRKDEPIVEKTVRFRTVGDVTCTGCVESTAATVSEVIAETAISRLTERGATRADDRISEAGMEDRKREGYF, from the coding sequence GTGACGGCGCCGCAGCTCGACGAACCCGCGGGCAAGTACGAACTCAGCCATCTGCGGTCGCTGGAGGCCGAGGCGATCCACATCATCCGCGAGGTGGCCGCGGAGTTCGAGAAGCCCGTGCTGCTGTTCTCCGGCGGCAAGGACTCGATCGTCATGCTGCACCTGGCCATCAAGGCCTTCCAGCCGGGTCGGCTGCCGTTTCCGGTGATGCACGTCGACACGGGGCACAACTTCGAGGAGGTGCTGCAGGCGCGCGACGAACTCGTCGCCGAATCCGGCGTCCGGCTCGTGGTGGCGAAGGTGCAGGACGACATCGACGCCGGCCGCGTGGTGGAGACCATCCCGTCGCGCAACCCCATGCAGACGTTCACGCTGCTGCGCGCCATCCGGGAGAACAAGTTCGACGCCGCGTTCGGCGGCGCCCGCCGCGACGAGGAGAAGGCCCGCGCCAAGGAGCGCGTGTTCAGCTTCCGCGACGAGTTCGGGCAGTGGGATCCGAAGAGCCAGCGCCCCGAGCTGTGGAACCTCTACAACGGCCGGCATCGCAAGGGCGAGCACATCCGCGTGTTCCCGCTGTCGAACTGGACCGAATTCGACATCTGGTCCTACATCGGTGCGGAGAAGATCAAGCTCCCGTCGATCTACTACGCCCACCAGCGCAAGGTGTTCGAGCGCGACGGCATGCTGCTGGCGGTGCACGAGTACCTGCGCCCCCGCAAGGACGAGCCGATCGTCGAGAAGACCGTGCGGTTCCGCACCGTCGGCGACGTCACGTGCACCGGCTGCGTCGAGTCGACGGCGGCGACGGTGTCCGAAGTCATTGCCGAAACCGCGATTTCGAGACTCACCGAGCGCGGCGCCACCCGAGCCGACGACCGCATCTCCGAGGCGGGGATGGAAGACCGCAAGCGCGAGGGCTACTTCTGA
- a CDS encoding beta-class carbonic anhydrase, translating to MSVTDEYLKNNEAYAAGFSGPLPLPPSRHVAVVACMDARLDVYRILGLAEGEAHVIRNAGGVVTDDEIRSLAISQRLLGTTEIILIHHTDCGMLTFTDDDFKQAIADETGLKPPWAAEAFTDLEEDVRQSLRRIAASPFVTRHTSARGFVFDVATGRLAEVAL from the coding sequence ATGTCCGTCACCGATGAGTACCTGAAGAACAACGAGGCGTACGCCGCCGGCTTCTCCGGGCCGCTGCCCCTGCCGCCCAGCCGGCACGTCGCCGTCGTCGCCTGCATGGACGCCCGGCTCGACGTCTACCGCATCCTCGGTCTCGCCGAAGGGGAGGCGCACGTGATCCGCAACGCCGGCGGCGTCGTCACCGACGACGAGATCCGCTCGCTCGCCATCAGCCAGCGACTGCTCGGCACCACAGAGATCATCCTCATCCACCACACCGACTGCGGCATGCTGACGTTCACCGACGACGACTTCAAGCAAGCCATCGCCGACGAGACCGGACTCAAGCCGCCGTGGGCCGCCGAGGCGTTCACCGACCTCGAGGAGGACGTCCGGCAGTCGCTGCGCCGCATCGCGGCCAGTCCGTTCGTGACCCGGCATACATCGGCGCGCGGCTTCGTCTTCGACGTCGCGACGGGTCGCCTGGCCGAGGTCGCCCTCTAG
- a CDS encoding ArnT family glycosyltransferase, giving the protein MTVTAAPQTRDVAAPERPADPRWARPGLLALLAGTALLYLWGLGSNGWANSYYAAAAQAGTQSWKAWLFGSLDAGNAITVDKPPAAMWLMGLSGRLFGFNEFTLLLPQALLGVGAVAVLYATVKRTSGSGAALLAGIVLALTPVATLMFRYDNPDALLVFLLVVAAYCTVRAIENGSYRWMALTGVVVGFAFLTKMLQAFLPVPGFALAFLVAAPTSLWRRLGALLAGGVAIVVSAGWYVALVSLWPANSRPYIAGSTDNSLLQLALGYNGVQRIVGGGGPGGGGPRGGGPGGGDGPPGGNVFFGGSPGIGRMFGPSFGTESSWLLPVALVGLVVLAWATWRAARTDLQRASLLLWGGWLLVTAAVFSFMDGTVHPYYAVALAPAIAALVGMTVAELWRRRSRVAVRIVLAALLAGTGVWAFVLLGRTPEWWPALRWVLLVGSVLLAVALAVGAARAGRATVVLAVLACLFGVGATAAYSLETAIGQKSGPVATSGPAKAGGFGFGPGPGGDGPGGDRGPGGGGPFGHVDSPELEALIREAGTRWAAAAIGSMQVSDLELKTGDSLMAIGGFTGGDPSPTLAQFQQYVADGQVRYFLASDRGGFGGHRDGSAADITAWVESTFTKSDVGGTTVYDLQSARS; this is encoded by the coding sequence GTGACCGTCACCGCAGCACCCCAGACCCGCGACGTGGCGGCGCCGGAGCGTCCGGCCGACCCGCGCTGGGCCCGCCCGGGGCTGCTGGCCCTGCTCGCCGGCACCGCGCTGCTCTACCTGTGGGGGCTCGGCTCCAACGGGTGGGCCAACAGCTACTACGCGGCGGCCGCCCAGGCAGGCACGCAGAGCTGGAAGGCTTGGCTGTTCGGCTCGCTCGACGCCGGCAACGCCATCACCGTCGACAAGCCGCCTGCCGCGATGTGGCTGATGGGCCTGTCCGGCAGGCTGTTCGGCTTCAACGAGTTCACGCTGCTGCTGCCCCAGGCGCTGCTCGGCGTCGGCGCCGTCGCGGTGCTCTACGCCACGGTCAAGCGCACCAGCGGATCGGGTGCCGCGCTGCTCGCCGGCATCGTGCTGGCGCTGACGCCGGTGGCGACGCTGATGTTCCGCTACGACAATCCCGATGCGCTGCTGGTGTTCCTGCTCGTCGTCGCGGCGTACTGCACGGTGCGGGCGATCGAGAACGGCAGCTACCGGTGGATGGCGCTGACCGGCGTCGTCGTCGGCTTCGCGTTCCTCACCAAGATGCTGCAGGCGTTCCTGCCGGTGCCCGGCTTCGCTCTCGCGTTCCTGGTGGCGGCGCCGACGTCGCTGTGGCGCCGCCTCGGCGCGTTGCTGGCCGGTGGCGTCGCGATCGTCGTGTCGGCGGGCTGGTACGTCGCGCTGGTCAGCCTGTGGCCGGCGAACTCGCGGCCCTACATCGCCGGGTCGACGGACAACAGCCTGCTGCAACTGGCGTTGGGCTACAACGGCGTGCAACGCATCGTCGGCGGCGGCGGGCCCGGTGGCGGCGGCCCGCGCGGTGGCGGCCCGGGCGGCGGTGACGGGCCCCCGGGAGGCAACGTGTTCTTCGGCGGCAGCCCCGGTATCGGCCGCATGTTCGGCCCGTCGTTCGGCACCGAGTCGTCCTGGCTGCTGCCGGTCGCGTTGGTCGGGCTGGTGGTGCTGGCCTGGGCAACGTGGCGCGCGGCGCGCACCGACCTGCAGCGCGCGAGCCTGCTGCTGTGGGGCGGCTGGCTGCTGGTGACCGCGGCAGTGTTCAGCTTCATGGACGGCACCGTGCACCCGTACTACGCGGTGGCGCTGGCCCCGGCGATCGCCGCGCTCGTCGGGATGACCGTCGCCGAGCTGTGGCGCCGCCGGTCCCGGGTGGCCGTGCGCATCGTCCTGGCGGCGCTGCTCGCCGGTACCGGCGTGTGGGCGTTCGTGCTGCTGGGCCGCACGCCGGAGTGGTGGCCGGCGCTGCGCTGGGTCCTGCTGGTGGGCTCGGTGCTGCTCGCGGTGGCCCTGGCCGTCGGTGCGGCACGCGCCGGCCGGGCGACGGTCGTGCTGGCTGTGCTGGCCTGCCTGTTCGGCGTCGGCGCCACGGCGGCGTACTCGCTGGAGACCGCGATCGGCCAGAAGAGCGGTCCGGTCGCGACGTCCGGCCCGGCCAAGGCCGGTGGCTTCGGCTTCGGTCCCGGGCCGGGGGGTGATGGCCCCGGCGGCGACAGGGGGCCCGGTGGCGGCGGACCGTTCGGGCACGTCGACAGCCCCGAGCTGGAGGCGCTGATCAGGGAGGCGGGCACCCGGTGGGCCGCCGCGGCGATCGGCTCCATGCAGGTGAGCGACCTCGAGCTGAAGACCGGCGACTCGCTGATGGCGATCGGTGGCTTCACCGGCGGGGATCCGTCGCCGACGCTGGCGCAGTTCCAGCAGTACGTCGCCGACGGCCAGGTGCGGTACTTCCTCGCCTCGGACCGGGGTGGCTTCGGCGGCCACCGCGACGGCAGTGCCGCGGACATCACCGCCTGGGTCGAATCGACGTTCACCAAGTCCGACGTCGGCGGAACGACGGTGTACGACTTGCAATCCGCTCGATCCTGA
- a CDS encoding bifunctional glycosyltransferase family 2/GtrA family protein, which translates to MTDIDLRQEPLPRFASRPNAARAAAARGVPVLDVVIPVYNEEVALADSVRRLHRHLRETFPYPVRITIADNASVDATPAVAARVAADLEDVRYVRLEQKGRGRALHEVWSQSDAEVLAYMDVDLSTDLAALAPLVAPLISGHSDLAIGTRLSRGSRVVRGAKREFISRCYNLILRSTLSAGFSDAQCGFKAIRSDVARELLPHVSDTGWFFDTELLVLAERSGLRIHEVPVDWVDDPDSRVDIVATAIADLKGVGRLLRGFAKGSIPVNVIAAQLGPSQAAPRSLFRQVVRFAAVGVASTVAYLILFMLLHGAIGAQAANLVALLVTAIGNTAANRRFTFGVAGNVARHHVEGLIVFGIALAITSGALAGLHAVVDQPHRLLEVTVLVLANLIATAVRFVLLRGWVFHPRRSRSITEEGHQ; encoded by the coding sequence ATGACCGACATCGACCTACGGCAGGAACCCTTGCCTCGCTTCGCATCTCGCCCCAATGCCGCGCGGGCCGCTGCCGCGCGTGGCGTCCCCGTGCTGGACGTGGTCATCCCCGTCTACAACGAGGAGGTCGCGCTCGCGGACTCCGTGCGCCGGCTGCACCGCCACCTGCGGGAGACGTTCCCGTACCCCGTGCGGATCACGATCGCCGACAACGCCAGCGTCGACGCCACCCCGGCGGTCGCCGCCCGGGTGGCCGCCGACCTCGAGGACGTCCGCTACGTGCGCCTCGAGCAGAAGGGCCGCGGCCGCGCCCTGCACGAGGTGTGGTCACAGTCCGACGCCGAGGTCCTGGCCTACATGGACGTCGACCTGTCCACCGACCTCGCCGCACTGGCGCCGCTGGTGGCCCCGCTCATCTCGGGGCACTCCGACCTCGCGATCGGCACCCGGCTGAGCCGGGGCTCGCGCGTGGTGCGCGGCGCCAAGCGCGAATTCATCTCGCGCTGCTACAACCTCATTTTGCGGTCGACGCTGTCGGCCGGCTTCTCCGACGCGCAGTGCGGCTTCAAGGCGATCCGGTCCGACGTGGCGCGCGAGCTGCTGCCGCACGTCTCGGACACCGGGTGGTTCTTCGACACCGAGCTGCTGGTGCTCGCCGAGCGCAGCGGACTGCGCATCCACGAGGTGCCCGTCGACTGGGTCGACGACCCCGACAGCCGCGTCGACATCGTCGCCACCGCCATCGCCGACCTCAAGGGTGTCGGACGGCTGCTGCGCGGCTTCGCCAAGGGCTCGATCCCGGTGAACGTCATCGCCGCCCAGCTCGGGCCGTCGCAGGCCGCGCCGCGGTCGCTGTTCCGCCAGGTGGTGCGCTTCGCCGCGGTCGGGGTCGCCTCCACCGTCGCGTATCTCATCCTGTTCATGCTGCTGCACGGTGCCATCGGCGCCCAGGCGGCGAACCTGGTGGCCCTGCTGGTCACGGCCATCGGCAACACGGCCGCCAACCGGCGCTTCACGTTCGGCGTCGCCGGCAACGTCGCGCGCCACCACGTCGAGGGCCTCATCGTCTTCGGCATCGCGCTCGCCATCACCAGCGGCGCGCTCGCCGGCCTGCACGCCGTCGTCGACCAGCCGCACCGGCTGCTCGAAGTCACCGTGCTGGTCCTCGCGAACCTGATCGCCACGGCCGTCCGGTTCGTCCTGCTCCGCGGCTGGGTGTTCCACCCGCGGCGCTCCCGCTCGATCACCGAAGAAGGACACCAGTGA
- a CDS encoding glycosyltransferase family 39 protein, protein MTAVLSRAATPETPSASAPRTAVGERVALGVLLAATAALYLVGLSASGWANAFYSAAVQAGSSDATAMLFGSSDASNAITVDKTPAALWVMDVSARIFGLNSWSVLVPQALMGVAAVAVLYAAVRRVSGPPAALLAGAVLALTPAAALIFRFNNPDALLVLMLVLGAYFVQRACAPDSSRWWLAGTGVVVGVAFLAKMLQAFLVLPVFGLVYLLAAAAPWPTRLRRLAGATAALIVSSGWYLLLVELWPASSRPYVGGSQDDSIVELALGYNGIGRLTGEEVGGLGNLNFDVGWGRLFGSGMGTHIAWLLPAALVCLVAGLILTRRAPRTDQQRIALLLWGGWLLLTAAVFSFANGIVHAYYTVALAPALGAVLGIGATLLWRRRTDVRATVAMAATVAVTTVLAVVLLVRDGAVLSWLPVAVGVAGAAATVLVAVSGRLPRRVATAAALLAVVACLAAPAAYAVSTAATPHSGAIPSVGPARGFGGGPGGPGGFGGPGGPGGGPGGFGGPGGFAGGLLSSPEPGPGLTALLRADADHFRWTAAVVGSNNAAGYQLASREPVMAVGGFNGTDPAPTLAEFQRDVAAGQVHYFIRSALVGGFGGHDTGGSREAKDIAAWVETHYAPTIVDRTVVYDLTAAPIA, encoded by the coding sequence ATGACCGCCGTACTGTCGCGCGCCGCGACGCCCGAGACGCCGTCCGCCTCAGCGCCGCGGACGGCGGTGGGGGAGCGGGTCGCCCTCGGCGTTCTGCTCGCCGCGACGGCGGCGCTGTACCTGGTCGGCCTGTCGGCGAGCGGCTGGGCGAATGCGTTCTACTCCGCCGCCGTGCAGGCCGGGTCGTCGGACGCGACGGCGATGCTGTTCGGTTCGAGCGACGCGTCCAACGCCATCACCGTCGACAAGACACCGGCCGCGCTGTGGGTGATGGACGTCTCGGCACGCATCTTCGGGCTGAATTCTTGGAGCGTGCTGGTACCGCAGGCGCTCATGGGCGTGGCTGCGGTGGCGGTGCTGTACGCCGCGGTGCGTCGGGTCAGCGGGCCGCCGGCGGCGCTGCTGGCCGGAGCGGTGCTCGCCCTGACCCCGGCCGCGGCGCTGATCTTCCGGTTCAACAATCCCGACGCACTGCTGGTGCTGATGCTCGTCCTCGGCGCGTACTTCGTGCAGCGGGCGTGCGCACCCGACAGCAGCCGGTGGTGGCTGGCCGGCACCGGCGTCGTCGTCGGCGTCGCCTTCCTCGCCAAGATGCTGCAGGCGTTCCTGGTGCTGCCGGTGTTCGGACTGGTCTACCTGCTGGCCGCCGCCGCGCCGTGGCCGACGCGGCTGCGCCGACTGGCCGGCGCCACCGCGGCGCTCATCGTCTCGTCGGGCTGGTACCTGCTCCTGGTCGAGCTGTGGCCGGCGTCATCGCGGCCCTACGTCGGGGGATCGCAGGACGACAGCATCGTCGAACTCGCCCTGGGCTACAACGGCATCGGGCGCCTCACCGGCGAGGAGGTCGGCGGCCTCGGCAACCTGAACTTCGACGTCGGCTGGGGCCGGCTGTTCGGCAGCGGCATGGGCACGCACATCGCCTGGCTGCTTCCCGCGGCGCTGGTCTGCCTCGTCGCCGGACTGATCCTCACGCGTCGGGCGCCGCGCACCGACCAGCAGCGCATCGCACTGCTCCTGTGGGGCGGCTGGCTGCTGCTCACCGCCGCGGTGTTCAGCTTCGCCAACGGCATCGTGCACGCCTACTACACCGTTGCGCTGGCGCCGGCCCTCGGCGCGGTGCTCGGCATCGGGGCGACGCTGCTGTGGCGCCGGCGCACCGACGTCCGCGCCACCGTGGCCATGGCGGCCACGGTGGCGGTGACCACGGTGCTGGCCGTCGTGCTGCTGGTGCGAGACGGCGCGGTGCTGTCCTGGCTGCCGGTGGCCGTCGGCGTTGCGGGAGCGGCGGCCACGGTGCTCGTCGCGGTGTCCGGCCGGCTCCCACGCCGGGTCGCGACGGCCGCGGCGCTGCTGGCCGTCGTCGCCTGTCTCGCCGCCCCGGCGGCCTACGCGGTGTCGACCGCGGCGACCCCGCACTCCGGCGCCATCCCGTCGGTCGGCCCCGCGCGCGGCTTCGGCGGTGGTCCCGGCGGCCCGGGTGGCTTCGGCGGTCCGGGTGGTCCGGGCGGCGGCCCGGGTGGCTTCGGGGGCCCCGGCGGCTTCGCCGGCGGGCTGCTGTCCTCGCCGGAACCCGGCCCCGGCCTGACCGCACTGCTTCGGGCCGACGCCGACCACTTCCGCTGGACCGCGGCGGTGGTCGGCTCGAACAACGCCGCCGGCTACCAGCTCGCCAGCCGGGAGCCGGTGATGGCGGTGGGCGGCTTCAACGGCACCGACCCCGCACCGACGCTGGCGGAGTTCCAGCGCGACGTCGCAGCCGGTCAGGTGCACTACTTCATCCGCAGCGCGCTCGTGGGCGGCTTCGGCGGTCACGACACCGGCGGCAGCCGCGAGGCCAAGGACATCGCCGCCTGGGTCGAGACCCACTACGCGCCGACGATCGTCGACCGCACCGTCGTCTACGACCTCACCGCGGCACCGATCGCGTGA
- a CDS encoding sensor histidine kinase — protein MSSSPHADPDHAEGAGSRTRWRSPRTWSLRVRLLVTQVLLLAAVCAAIGVGTEFALQRFLSHQLDEQLGEAGRRSAAIFDLPPLPPDFRPPGGDRPSPYPGEPGRGRFDPESGPGPGFLNAPGQAARTVGAVVSPGGAVDAGVITAEGGRATVSATASEQLAAVPPDHRPRTVELDGLGRYRVIALHSRHGSQIIVTGLPTAVVDDTLLWVLGMFCVVAVTALLAATVAGILVIRRQLAPLSRVAAAARDVADLELDRGEVRLPTPIVTVDPAGAHTEVGQLGSALNRMLARIAGALSARHASETRVRQFVADASHELRTPLAAIRGYTELAQRKRAELPDDVAHAMSRVESETQRMTNLVEDMLLLARLDEGRGLITEPVDLSRLVVDSVSDAHVAGPDHAWSLDLPEDPVVVVGDDARLHQVLANLLANARTHTPAGTTVTTSLTVDGADAVLTVADDGPGIPEALQPEIFERFARGDSSRSRRDGGTGLGLAIVSAVVRAHGGTIAVHSGGGTTEFVVRLRRGGPLSQVTHRADKSGA, from the coding sequence ATGTCCTCAAGCCCGCACGCTGACCCCGACCACGCCGAGGGCGCCGGGTCCCGCACCCGGTGGCGGTCACCGCGGACGTGGTCGTTGCGCGTCCGGCTGCTCGTCACCCAGGTGCTGCTGCTGGCGGCGGTGTGCGCGGCGATCGGCGTGGGCACCGAGTTCGCGTTGCAGCGCTTCCTCTCCCACCAGCTCGACGAGCAATTGGGGGAGGCGGGACGGCGTTCGGCGGCAATCTTCGACCTGCCGCCGCTGCCGCCGGACTTCCGGCCGCCCGGCGGCGATCGGCCGTCGCCGTATCCCGGCGAACCCGGCCGCGGCCGCTTCGACCCCGAGAGCGGGCCGGGGCCGGGTTTCCTGAACGCACCCGGGCAGGCGGCCCGGACCGTCGGAGCGGTGGTGTCGCCCGGCGGGGCGGTCGACGCGGGCGTCATCACCGCCGAGGGCGGACGCGCCACGGTCAGCGCGACGGCCAGTGAGCAGTTGGCCGCGGTGCCGCCGGACCACCGGCCGCGCACGGTCGAACTCGACGGGCTGGGCCGCTACCGGGTGATCGCCCTGCACTCGCGGCACGGCTCGCAGATCATCGTCACGGGGCTGCCCACCGCGGTGGTCGACGACACGCTGCTGTGGGTGCTCGGCATGTTCTGCGTCGTGGCGGTGACCGCCCTACTGGCGGCCACGGTCGCCGGCATCCTGGTGATCCGCCGCCAGCTGGCGCCGCTGTCGCGCGTCGCCGCGGCCGCGCGGGACGTCGCCGACCTCGAACTCGACCGCGGCGAGGTGCGCCTGCCGACGCCGATCGTGACGGTCGACCCGGCCGGGGCGCACACCGAGGTGGGGCAGCTGGGGTCGGCGCTCAACCGCATGCTGGCGCGCATCGCCGGGGCGCTCTCGGCGCGGCACGCCAGCGAGACCCGCGTGCGGCAGTTCGTCGCCGACGCCAGCCACGAACTGCGCACGCCGCTCGCCGCGATCCGCGGATACACCGAACTCGCCCAGCGCAAGCGCGCCGAGCTGCCCGACGACGTCGCGCACGCCATGAGCCGGGTGGAGTCCGAGACGCAGCGGATGACGAACCTGGTCGAGGACATGCTGCTGCTCGCGCGTCTCGACGAGGGCCGCGGCCTGATCACTGAGCCGGTCGACCTGTCCCGGCTCGTCGTGGACTCCGTCAGCGACGCGCACGTCGCCGGCCCAGACCACGCGTGGTCGCTCGACCTGCCCGAGGACCCGGTGGTCGTCGTCGGCGACGATGCGCGCCTGCACCAGGTGTTGGCCAACCTGCTCGCCAACGCCCGCACCCACACGCCCGCGGGCACCACGGTGACGACGTCGCTGACCGTCGACGGTGCCGACGCCGTGCTGACCGTCGCCGACGACGGGCCGGGCATCCCGGAAGCGTTGCAGCCGGAGATCTTCGAGCGGTTTGCGCGCGGGGACTCGTCGCGGTCGCGGCGCGACGGCGGCACCGGTCTCGGGCTCGCCATCGTGTCGGCGGTCGTCCGGGCCCACGGCGGCACGATCGCCGTGCACAGCGGCGGGGGTACCACCGAATTCGTCGTGCGGCTGCGCCGTGGCGGCCCGCTTTCACAGGTGACGCACAGGGCGGACAAATCGGGCGCCTAG